The genomic window CAAGTAGTTAAATAACAGTCATATATCACATTTTCTTTCTGAAATGTGATATTCCAAGTCCTACAAGGCTACAACTAAAGGGTTCAGATCCATGTTGAAAGCTACATAGAGACCACTAAGTCAATTTTGGTTGTGCTTTACTAAACTTGGAACAACATAGTACAGTCTTACTACAGAGACCAGTACTCAGAAGAAAGTAGCACATGATATATAGACGGTTTCTTTATGACACTGAAGGACCATACCTATCCGCTATAATTCGAACTATGAACTAACAATCTAACTATGAGCTATTATTTGAACTATGAACTAAAAAGCAAAAATTTGAAAGGATCATACCTATGGAGTCATTTTCTTCTTTAGCCAAATTAATCTCACATTTGGGTTCTTGGTTTTGATAAATATTTGTTTGTTCACCTCACTTTCAAAAATCACCAATACGTCTGCCTTCTCCTCATCGGTTAACTCTTCCATGGCTTCTAAGTTATTGATACACTTTTCAATGGAATAATCATCTTCATGTCTTTTCTTTTCATTCAGATTTTCCATAGCTTTTTCTGTTTGTTTCCTTTTGTAGTCCAAGTAGTCTTCAAGAACAGCTGCAACTTGACTTTGCGCTTTTTCCTACTATCACCTTCTTGCTGTCCTAAATTATGATCGGATGGTGCAAATTGAGCTTCATTGGGTTTAATATGTTGATTTGATGTCCCTTGACCATCCAAACTTGAAGCAAATGGATTTGTACCAACATTGCGTTCAGAGACAGGGGGCACATATTGTATGCTCTGTTCGGAGGTCCTTCTTTCAGTTAGAGGTTCCACACGCTCAGTTGATGTAAAATTTAAATCTTCCGTAGCAATGCTTCCTGTTccaaagcaaaaaaaataactaaatatGCATGCCAAAATCACAGCTAAGAGATATACATATTGGAAGCAAAGGCAGCACATGCTTATGGCAAAGTAAAGAGCTTTCATCTTTTAGTTGTGAGCAGAACAGATGGGAAGGACAAGATGAGAGAACTTTTTATCCGTCAACATGCtggtaataaataaatatgttggtAATAAATAAATCACCAGTAGTAGAGGGTCAAACTTACCTTCATACAGTGATGCCAAGTTGTTAAACAAAGGAAATAGCTTTTTGCGGAACTTCTTACCTTTTAGGTGATCCTATAGAATACAACACAACAAGATAGTTAGTACTTATTAACATAAGGCAACACAAAGACATCTAGCTGCTAATATGTGTGAGAAGGGTTTACATAAATAATATTATCCCAAATCATTGGTTCAGCAACTATCATGCCTAGAGAATCATTCCAACCGACACCACTCTATTTTCTAGCATCTCGTATTGACTTATAGCTTCCTTTCAATTTCTTTTCTGTTTCTTGTATTTGTTGCTTTGTGAAATGCGCTAGAGGATATCTTTTATTGAACTTGCTTGTGATACTTCTCCAACCCTCTGTTGTCCAACCATTTTGCCCCTTGAACATTGATTTATTATTGTGCTCATGCAATGTGTCAACAAGACCTTTTTCATATATGAATATCCATGCAGCCCCTATATCTTCTGTTGACATGGCTACATTTCCCACAACAAATTTAAACAGAATATGCTTATTATAAAAGAACATTACAAGAAATAAGAAATATTATGAAACATCTTTTACATATCATATAAGAACTACATTAGTAGTACTTTTAAGTGTCCAGCACACAAACTAGTGATACCATACTACATTACAAGACATCATGCTCAGCTAAATATTGTAGGAAGCCCACATTTGTAGTGCAATTTGATCTCTTAGGGCGCTTCCATCGGTTGACTCCACATCATTTGCATAGTTATCATCCCCCTCCGGCAAGTCAACGTAATTGGATGGCTCGGTATAAATAGGTTGGTCATCTAGCTACCCTTCTTGACCATTTTGCCCTCTAATGATATTATGAAATGCAACCGATGTAGCTGTAATCTTAATCTGAGACTCTATTGAATGGAATGTCCCCACTTTCAAAATTGAAAACCGCTTTTTCAGCACTCCTATTGCTCGTTCAATGTGATTGCAATGGATTGTATGTTGATGATTGAACAATTCTTTGTAGTTTGCATAATCATTTCTTCGAGATGAACGACGCCTTCTAAACTCACTAATATGGCATATAACTCCTTGATATAGAGCAATGAAGGACCGTGCGTTTGCATAGCCACTATCTACGAGGTAAAATTTCCCCTCTGTCACATTAAAACCCTTCCTAAGAGCAGATCGCAGAACTCCTTCATCAGATGCAGACCCTTTCCCACCCACATGAAATGAATGTGAACTTTATATCGAAGTCACAAGCGAGCATTACATTCTGAGATAGCATTCCTTTCCTATTTCTATATGGAGGGGCATTGTCTTCTGCAATGTAATATGGATATGTGTGCCATCAATGACACCAATGCAATTCTGCAcattaaaaaaaggaaactaAGGATTGGAATCGAGTGTTATGGAATGGTGATAGAGATAGGTGTATAGATCTTATGGCTAACCTGGAAGAAATGCATAAATCGAGGGTCAAATGCAATCTTCACATGAGTTTGGTTTGCACTATGGAGCTTAACAAATCTATGAGTCAAGGTTGGGATTATATCGAAGACCTCCTTTATTTTCCTATAGATTGTCTCACCACTGTGTTGAAATACCTTTGTTAGCCTTAAATTGCTTGTATTGTGAGAGAGCATGAACATAAACATTCCTAGCTGCTCCTCAATGGAAACACCACGTGTATCACGCAACAAATTCTCCCTCCTAAGAAAATTTGTTGTAGCTCTAAATACTTTAGGTTCCATCCTGAACTCAGCTCTGCACCAACTCTCATGACCTTCCAGTATTTCTTTGATCTTTTTTGCACCAGGAAGTGATGATGTGTGCACTAGCCTTTTCTCATCATGAAGGCAAGAGTGAATAGCAGGGGCAATAGCTAGAAATAGTTCATCGTCCCCTTCTTCCTAATCTAACATGAACTCTCTAACTTGTTCCTCCCAAGAACCCATTATCTAGTAAATGTAATTTGTGTTGTTAATtagcatattgaatatgaataggTAGTTAATTagcatattaaacatgaagatgGAAAGCCTTATCTATCCTAGTGGGAATAGCGGAAGAATTGAGTTGTCCTTGTAGTAATATTAAAGGgaaatgatcaaatgaagaaTCTACAATAAATTGAGTTGTGCACATTGATGCAAAACCATCATAATCCTTTTCCAATATAATTTAAGACAAATATAATCAATTTTTCTCACCCCAGACAATGCATCAGATTTGCATAATGATTAAATCAGTAACATATAATATctcattttattaatttttataagaAAAAGGCATATAACTACAGATATGAAAAGCATGCACAACTAGCATACTGCTGAAACAaacacctcaaaactcaaaaaagCATACATTAGCAACATAGACAATCCTTTGTGACATCTACTCAGACTAATAAGAGTTAAGAAGCTAGCATACAGGAAATTAAACACAAGTGCAAGCAACCCAGGTAAATGGTCTACAATAATAATACATTAAAAATAATGGACAATGCATACCTATATAGCAATATACCAAGGGTAAACCACAGATAATTATATCTAACCAGTTAAAAGACAAGCAGCATTTTCACTTCTGTTAAGATAGAATGCACAGAAACAATGAAGAGTAAACAACAACACGTGAACAGTTCTCACTTCTGTTAAGATAAAATGCAGTGAACTTATAAATCATAAAAGTAGCACAATTATGCATAAGATCTACAAGGCTATATTACTACACCTCAACACACTACGTATTTCTGGACAGAGAAAGACCCATGCAGCAACGAACAAATTTTGTCAGGGATATTTTGCATCTCTACTATGAGCAGTCAACAAAATAGCTTTGAACTTCTGAACATTCTCTTGAGTTAGCTCTTAAATATTTTGTAAGGAGTGGCTCTTTTCCTACTGGAGGAAATAGCAGGTGTTCTCAAAAGAAGTTGAACATCACAGAACTCAAACCAATATACTTACACTTGTGGAGGCAACACACCTTGGATGAAAAGAGCAACAGAGATGAACTTCAAACTAATCCACCGTTGTGTCTGTCAAAACCACCATCTAAAATCAAGGAGCAGAAACCTTGGTGACCAATTTGACAATTAAGGAGCTGAAACATGAAAATCAACTTGCTATGACCTGTAGATATGCATGAGCATAGCAAATCACATCCATGTGGCCAGATCGAAGCAAATCAGAGCGAGATAGCGGCAAACCTGGTAGAGATCAGTGTAGGAGAGGATGAGGAACTCCTTCTTGACTGGCTTGAGTGATCAAAACATTGTTGCCCTCCGTTCTTGCGATCTAGGACTCGATGAATCCGTTCTTCGAGCCTCCCTGACCAAGATCTACGACAAAAAGGTGAAGAGTTGAGGAACCTAGTGTTAGTAGGAGAGGGAAAGGGAGAGGAGAACTCACGAGTCACCGACGAGAAGGAAGTGGAGGCGGCGTCCAcagaggcggaggtggagaggAGGTGGTCGTGGTGCTTgtggcttcggtggaggtggagaggaggcggccgtggtggTTGCGGCGTCGGCAGAGGTGGAGAGGGGGTGATGGCGGAGGTGGTGGCAGCGGAGGAGGTTGAGGTGGAGAGGGTCGGCTATGGTGGACAGGGTGGCGGCGTCGGCCACGGAGGAAGTGAGCGAGCGAGACGGGGGAGACACATCCGACCTGGGAAGATGAGGCGTAAATTCTGCGTGGGAACAACGTGGGTCGGGCCAGAGATTCACGTCATGTGGGCTTCCAAACGCGATTTCCACTCGGCCCGTGGATCATTCCCCTGTGGGCTTGCTCCCCTGGAAAAAGGCCGTTATCTCAGAGATTTTTGGGCTTTCCAAACATAGCCTAAGTATGGCTAACAATTTGTTAGTTATATCTTAGATAAGATTTAACTAAAACATGAGTCTATAATAGTTAGGATTTAGAGTTGTAAATTTATAGCACGTCACAATTGTAACATAACCcaaacaattatcatataaaaaATACGACAAAGTTTAATAAACTGTGATAATTAACCAAACATATCCTAAATCTGTATATGGCACGGTCCGATGGGATGGAGTATTGAGGCGCGGCCCTGGACTACATGTCCTGGTGTCCTAGCCAAATGTAAATGAGAACCCCGTGTTGTTTTGTGAAAGTTTTCAAGTGAAGAGTGGATAACATATGAGATCAACAAAGGTGTAGAATGGGCATGTTAAGCAAAAATGATTGACCGTCTCCAGCATTGCTCGACACAGTGGGCATTGTGCACGGTCAGAATCTTGTTTTGGATTAGCGTCCACCCGAAGAATCTACACCCTTTTTTTAGAATCAGCTTGATACGCCCTTGGATTACATCAGTATTTCTCCGCTTACTAGCTTGGTTTTCATGTTAAATTGAAGTGTAATTTTAAATATTAACATGCTCTCTTTCATCTACTTTATTTTCTGATAGATTTGAAAGGGCTGGCAGTAGCAATGGGAGGTGGAAGGAGGCTACAGGACACCGTATCTAGAGAGAAGGCATTGGATAATGGATCGAAATCCTCGTACTTCAAACAGGTGAAGTCACAAAAGAATAATGATTTGTGAGTAGATAAATAGTACCATGAGTGGCGATAGGAGGTGGGTGGGGCAGCAGGACACCGCCGTCAGGGTGGCGGAGGACCCTTAGTATTCTTGTTAATCTTGTCTCTTTTTTCCCAAACTTAATTGCTCGTGTCTAATCAAGTAAGGGCGTGTTTGGTAGGAATCCAAATTCTTCTAGAAACGTTTCAGAAGCAGATTCTTTCTGGAAACGTTTCTCTGATGAATCAAAATCACTTGTTGAAACTATTTGGCTAGCTGTTTGGATTCAGATTCTTAGAAATGACATCAAAATTAagttgttttgttaaaaaattCACAGAGAGAGATATGgttcataaaaaatatcaattttttttagatgaagaacaattcaaatgcaacccattttaacggGTGGCACTTGAAAAgaattaaatataaaaaaattggccGTTTATAAACTAGAGGGAAGGCAAGAAAGGAAGAAACGGAATCACTAGAAACTATCTGATCcctaataaaaaaactaaaatcacTTGAATTGTTTCTAGCACATTGTGCCCGTTTGGCAAGGTTCTGACAGTTTCTCCGGAGAATCGGAAACGATTTATCCAGCCAAACGGGCCCTAAAATATTTAGCGCATTTCAAAACAAAAGTAAAACAATTAGCGTTGTGGCTTGTTTTCCATCCCGTCCATTGTTCAAACCTCGGAGAATCGCATTTGGAACAAGGAAAAGATTGCAAGATAAAATACTCGGATTATACATTTGGCATCTCTGAATTGAAATGAGCATTTTGTGTATCTCGCGAGGGGCAGCGTCACAACACAGAAATCAGCTTTGTTTGTGCTATCAGGAATTACAGACACAGaccaaacaacaagaagagaagaaaaatgagaaaaaagaattatatatAGCAGCAGGAGCGGCAGTACCGCACCACGAACACCACCACCGTCTCAGCTCGGCTCAGTTAAGCACACAGGGTGAACAAGGAAGAGGCAGCAGCACGAAGATGGCTCAGCCGGTGAGGGCGTCGGCTCCGGCGACGATCTCGAGGATCTCCCCCGTGATCTTTGCCTGGCGCTGGCGGTTGTAGGCAATGGAGAGGTTCTTGCGGAGCTCAATGGCGTTGTCGGTGGCGCTGCTCATGGCGCTCATCCTGGCGGCGAGCTCGCTGGCGAGCGACTCCTGGAGCGCGCGCAGGATCTGGCTGTTTAGGTAGAGCGGGAGGAGCGCGTCGAGGATCTGGACGGGGTCCTGCTCGAACTGCACGACGGGGGAGAAGGGCTGCGTCTCGATCTTGACCTTCTCGCGCTCGATGGTGAGCTTCCCTTCCTTGGTGGTGAGGCGGAAGAGCTCGTCCTCGGTGGCGTCGACGCAGACGCCGTTGACGTCGCAGATCTCGCCCTTTGGGGACATGGGCAGCAGCGTCTGGATAATTGGGTCGGAGCGCACGAGGGAGACGAACTTGGAGTAGAGCAGCTCCACCTTGTCCACCTCCTCGGAGACGAAGAGCGAGTAGACGAGGTCGCAGATGGCCTGCGAGTCCTTGACGGTGGGCACGCTGCTCACCTCGAGCTGCCGCTCCAGCGGGATGTAGGGGCGGCGCACGAAGTAAGCGTTGCCCTTCTTGCCGACGCTGACGACGGTGTACCCGAGGCCGAGCTGCTTGAGCTCGTCGATGCGGGTCTCCGCCTTCTTGAGCACGTTGTTGTTGAAGCTGCCGCAGAGGCCGCGCTCCCCGGTGAGCACGACGAGCGCCACCTTCTTGACGGGGCGGGTGCGGGTGAGGGGCAGGTCGATGTCCTCCGTCTGGATCTCCTGGTTCATGTTGTAGAGCACCTCCACTAGGGCCTCCGAGAAGGGGCGGGAGGAGACCACCGCCTCCTGCGCGCGCCGGACCTTGGCGGCGGCCACCAGCTTCATGGCCTCCGTGATCTTCTGCGTGTTGCGGACCGAGTCGATGCGGCCACGGAGCTCGCGGAGGGAGCACCGGACCACCAGGCCGCCGGAGCGCGGGTTGGGGGTGTTGGAGCGCCGGCGGGTGGAGGTGCTGGCGAGCGCCGAGGAGGACCAGGCGGTAGAGAGGTGGGAGCACGACATGGCTGGTCCGCGGCGATGCGGATCaccggcggcggaggtggaagAGTGAGGGGAATGGAAGGGAGGGAAATATGGGTTTGGATGGATTGGGTTTGGGTGGAGAGAGGTGAGCTTGGTGGGGTTTTCAAGCGCGGGTGAGTGGTGGAGGGGCAGTGACGGCGAGATGGGGGAGGATCATGTGTGGCTCGCCCCAGCTGCCTGCCTCCTGCTGCTGCATTTCACGCTTCATTTTTTCTtgccaaataaaatataaatgagACCAGTAATCTTTTGGGGGATTAACTGATACTGGGATTGCATTGTGCTCAGGATATCCTAAAACAGATGCTTGAAAATCCAGAAACCGTTTGAAACAcgggaattttttttcttcagttttCTAAAATCCTGTAAAATTACTGTGTCCCAAACAAGCCCAAGTGTATATAACACATGGTTTAGAGGTGCCAGATGCTGAGGTATAGTTCACTGATGGTTTTACTTTTACCGTTCTTCCCCCCTGTAACTCTGCA from Phragmites australis chromosome 14, lpPhrAust1.1, whole genome shotgun sequence includes these protein-coding regions:
- the LOC133891309 gene encoding ATP synthase subunit gamma, chloroplastic: MSCSHLSTAWSSSALASTSTRRRSNTPNPRSGGLVVRCSLRELRGRIDSVRNTQKITEAMKLVAAAKVRRAQEAVVSSRPFSEALVEVLYNMNQEIQTEDIDLPLTRTRPVKKVALVVLTGERGLCGSFNNNVLKKAETRIDELKQLGLGYTVVSVGKKGNAYFVRRPYIPLERQLEVSSVPTVKDSQAICDLVYSLFVSEEVDKVELLYSKFVSLVRSDPIIQTLLPMSPKGEICDVNGVCVDATEDELFRLTTKEGKLTIEREKVKIETQPFSPVVQFEQDPVQILDALLPLYLNSQILRALQESLASELAARMSAMSSATDNAIELRKNLSIAYNRQRQAKITGEILEIVAGADALTG